A single genomic interval of Helianthus annuus cultivar XRQ/B chromosome 13, HanXRQr2.0-SUNRISE, whole genome shotgun sequence harbors:
- the LOC110898777 gene encoding uncharacterized protein LOC110898777, protein MSGGEVRNVSPGDIQMVQNLIEQCLPYYMTQKQVIDIIYQQEKIEPSFTKLVWQKLEEQNQEFFKGYHLRLMVKDQIMEFNKLLDRQAALMQQLGPAGVNFRAQSNGSHLPPMRQNSTCYAPENTSIPLKTENISTFSRGFDNCGLPIPSGDLQPHSRRINAPPNMLLAHVGRTNGVLVKNESSYLGNNSRFMYGTNGNVLEPQPAIGNASASSFSCLESDPHQLNGSLLNDGSLYGLLGPMPQNYGLSDSTPDFTNSSDMLENFSRSAFLSSDRDSFLDSHSSTVEHQGENKRLDIPENLSFDDFGSES, encoded by the exons ATGTCTGGTGGAGAGGTTAGAAACGTATCACCCGGAGATATACAAATG GTTCAAAATCTCATAGAACAGTGTCTGCCATATTATATGACTCAGAAACAAGTCATAGACATTATCTATCAGCAAGAGAAGATAGAGCCGAGCTTTACCAAGCTTG tttGGCAGAAACTTGAAGAGCAAAATCAAGAATTTTTTAAGGGATACCATTTGAGGTTGATGGTGAAAGATCAAATAATGGAATTTAATAAGCTTCTTGATAGACAGGCTGCATTGATGCAACAATTGGGCCCGGCCGGAGTCAATTTTCGAGCTCAGTCTAATGGATCTCATCTGCCACCAA TGCGTCAGAATTCAACATGTTACGCACCCGAAAACACTAGTATTCCACTGAAGACCGAAAACATTTCCACCTTCTCAAGAGGATTCGACAACTGTGGACTACCAATACCCTCGGGGGACTTGCAACCTCATTCTAGAAGGATTAACGCTCCACCAAATATGTTGTTGGCCCACGTTGGAAGAACAAACGGTGTCTTGGTGAAAAACGAATCAAGTTATTTGGGAAATAACTCAAGGTTTATGTATGGAACCAATGGGAATGTTCTAGAACCACAGCCCGCAATCGGTAATGCTTCCGCTTCGTCTTTTAGTTGTCTGGAATCTGACCCGCATCAGTTGAATGGATCACTTCTTAATGATGGTTCTTTGTACGGTTTGTTGGGTCCTATGCCGCAGAACTATGGGTTGTCGGACTCGACCCCCGACTTCACCAATAGCTCTG ACATGCTAGAGAACTTCTCTCGGTCTGCTTTTCTATCATCCGATAGAGACAGTTTCCTGGACTCTCATAGTAGTACCGTAGAGCATCAAG GAGAAAATAAGAGATTGGACATTCCAGAAAACTTAAGTTTTGACGATTTTGGCAGCGAATCGTAG
- the LOC110898776 gene encoding mitochondrial dicarboxylate/tricarboxylate transporter DTC — translation MGEEKPKPIGGVWPTIKPFVNGGASGMLATCVIQPIDMIKVRIQLGQGSAGEVTKTMLKNEGIGAFYKGLSAGLLRQATYTTARLGTFRILTNKALEANDGKPLPLYQKALCGLTAGAIGACVGSPADLALIRMQADATLPAAQRRNYTNAFHALYRITADEGVLALWKGAGPTVVRAMALNMGMLASYDQSVEFFKDNLGFGEAATILGASSVSGFFAAACSLPFDYVKTQIQKMQPDAQGKYPYTGSLDCAMKTLKAGGPFKFYTGFPVYCVRIAPHVMMTWIFLNQIQKLEKKAGL, via the exons ATGGGAGAGGAGAAACCAAAGCCAATCGGCGGTGTGTGGCCGACGATCAAGCCGTTCGTTAATGGCGGAGCTTCTGGTATGCTTGCTACATGTGTTATCCAGCCTATCGATATGATCAAG GTGAGAATTCAGCTGGGTCAAGGATCTGCAGGTGAGGTGACAAAGACTATGCTGAAGAACGAAGGAATCGGTGCCTTTTATAAG GGTTTATCTGCTGGATTGCTTAGGCAAGCTACATATACAACCGCAAGACTTGGTACCTTCAG GATTCTGACAAACAAAGCACTTGAGGCAAACGATGGAAAGCCGCTGCCTTTGTATCAAAAAGCTTTGTGTGGGCTAACAGCTGGAGCAATCGGAGCTTGTGTGGGAAGCCCTGCTGATCTGGCACTGATCCGTATGCAGGCTGATGCAACATTACCTGCTGCTCAGCGCCGTAATTACACAAATGCGTTTCATGCATTGTATAGGATTACTGCCGATGAAGGTGTGTTGGCTCTCTGGAAAGGTGCGGGGCCCACAGTCGTTAGGGCTATGGCACTGAACATGGGAATGCTTGCTTCTTATGATCAAAGTGTCGAGTTCTTTAAGGATAATCTAGGTTTTGGTGAGGCTGCTACAATCTTAG GTGCCAGTTCTGTATCAGGGTTCTTTGCTGCTGCATGCAGTTTGCCTTTTGATTATGTGAAAACTCAAATACAAAAAATGCAGCCCGATGCTCAAGGGAAATACCCTTACACAGGATCTTTGGATTGTGCCATGAAAACCCTCAAGGCTGGTGGGCCCTTCAAATTCTATACAGGGTTTCCGGTATATTGTGTTAGGATTGCGCCACATGTCATg ATGACATGGATCTTCCTCAACCAAATTCAGAAGCTGGAGAAGAAGGCTGGACTGTAA